In Flavobacterium sp. GSB-24, the genomic window AGGAAACGCAAAAATGCTCATCAAAGCCAAATAACCCGAAGCTCCACCGTGCCCAACGCTTGAATATAAAAACGCAATAACGATTAAGGCGAAACTGAATAATACTATATTTTCGGAACTAAGGAGACTCATTTTTTGGTTTAATTGTTTAATCGTTTTTTTGCTTCAATCTATTTTCTTCTTCTATTTTCTTTTCTCTATTTTCTTTCTTCTTAAAAAAACTAATCAATTGGCAAAATAGTCACTAATTGTCCTTCTTTTATATTTTCTAGATCTTGCTCTACAATTACCAATCCGTTTGCAATAGCAAAAGAGTTAAGCATCGCCGAACTTTGACCATCTAAAATTGTTACGTTTGTTTCGTCGTATTTTGCTTTTAAAAACAACGTTTTTCCTGTATCATTTTTGATTTCAGAATTTACCTTTCGAACTACTTTTGGTTTATGAATTTCAGAAAAACCCATTTTATTTTTCACTGCCGGCAAAACATAAATATAAAAATTAGTCAATGACGAAGCTGGATTTCCTGGAAGTGCAAAAACTAAAGTTTCTTTTTTAGATCCAAAAAACATTGGTTTTCCAGGCTTTTGGTTGATTTTATAAAATAGTTCTTCTACTCCATTTTTCAATAACGCTTCTTTTACAAAATCGTAGTCACCTACAGAAATTCCACCCGAAATTAATACGATATCATTCTTTTTTAAAATTGATTTTAATGCCTTCTTCGTGGCTTTTAGATTATCTTTTACTCTGTAAACTTTCGTTTTTTCGATTCCAATTGTCTCAAGTGCTGCCTGAAGCATAATAGAATTACTTTCGAATATTTTTCCTTTTTTTAGTTTTTTTCCAGGCTCTACTAATTCATTTCCAGTAACTAAAATACCTATTTTGGGCTTTTTATAAACTTCAATTTCTGTAATTCCCAAACAAGCTAGAAATCCAATTGCGGCAGGAGTCAACAAAGTATTAGGTTCGAAAACAACATCACCTTTGCCAATTTGCTCTCCTTTTGCACGAACATTTGTATTTTTCTCTGGCATTTGAGCAATTAGAATTGAATCTGTATTGGCCATTACATGCTCCTGCATTACCACTGTATCAGCATCGTCTGGAACATAGGCACCAGTAAATATTCTGATGGCTTCATTTTGTTTTAGTTTGATATTGGAGTGATCTCCAGCCTGAGAAATCCCTACAATATCGTATTGATGTCTTATACTGTGCGTAAAAGCATACCCATCCATTGCAGATTGACGAAAAGGAGGCATAGAAATTGGCGAGTAAATTGTTTCTGCCAAAACATAGCCTCGCGCTTTCTGTACTTTAATTTTCTGCGTTGGCATAACATTACTATTCGTTGCTACAATTTCTAAAGCTTCTTTTACTTCTATCATTATTTATTTAGTTAAACTAAGTATAAATACTTATTACAAATATAAGTATTTAATATTAGGATGGATCAAATTTTGAATTTTCTTTTTCGTCTTTATAAAATTACTTTAATTTATTCAAAATCAACTTTAAAATTTCATTACAATTAATCTGTTTTTTAATTTGAAAAAGGTTATATGATAGTTTTTAACATTTTTTGCCTGAATATGAGACATTAAAAACCTTAAAATTGAGGTTTAAAATAATGTAAAATACTACATTTCAACCAGCAGGAAAAATTTATTTTAACAAATGTTCGAAGTATATGTTCTTTTGAAATCTCTTTAAAATAAGGGCTTAACAAATACAATAGAAGTTTAAACGTATATATAAACGAAGTTTTTTCAAAAAAAAATCAACAAACTTTTGGTTTTTATTATATAAAAATTAACTTTGTCTATAGGATTAGTAGAGTTTAAAATAATATTTCAAACCATAAAAACTATTATTGTGAAAACAACAGAAAGCATATCGTATTACATTCTTCCTAAAAAGTACACCTATAACACTTGCTGTTATATGTGCTTCTGTTGCTAAAACCTACTTTTATTTTATTTGCTATTTGATATTCTGTTACAGCAAATTTCTTAAAAAACACCATCAAAAAAATATTTACTGAATTTTACCCAAAAATCTCTCTGATGCATTTTCTGCGTTGGATGGATTCTTGAAACCACACCTATTATTCAATAATTTAAATAACTAACAACTAAAAAAACTAAAATGAAAACAATGCAAACCTGCTGCTGTAAATAAAAAAAGCCATTTCTGCGGCAACAGAAATGGCAAGGCTTAAAGAACATTTATCACTAAATCAAGAACACTTTTAGAGTGCTGTATAAACAGTGCTCAGGGCGTCTTGTTAATTACTTAAAACCAGTACAAAGAAATGAAAAAAAAGTTAAACATATACATACCGCTGTTTCTACTCTTCATAACGGCGGGAATACATGCCCAAAATACTACACCTCTTATACAGTCTAAACTTGACGGAACTGTTGTAGACGCTATTACAAATCAGCCAATTATAGGAGCTTCTGTTACAATTAAAGGAACAACTCACGGCGTTGTGACAGATGCGGAAGGAAAATTTTATTTTCAGACAGGACAAAAATTTCCATATACTTTACTTGTAAGTTACATTGGATATAAAAAAGCAGAAATTATTGTTGAAAAAAATCCAGTTACCATTAGTCTTAAAGAAGAACGCCAAGAACTTGATGAATTGGTCGTTGTTGGATACGGAACTCAGAAAAGAAAAGACATTACAGGTTCTGTAGCTTCTGTGCCTAAAGCTAATTTATCTCAGGTGACTTCTTCGGCAGATAATCTTCTAAGAGGTGCTATTTCTGGAGTGGTAGTTACGCAAAGTTCTGGACGTCCTGGTGCTTCTTCTAGTGTTCGTATTCGTGGAGGAAACTCTATAACTGCTGGTAATGAACCGCTGTATGTTGTAGATGGAATCTTAATTTACAATGATAATTCTAACAGCTCTGCGGGAGTAGCTTATGCAGGTTCTAGTGTTAATGTTTTGTCAACTATCAACCCTGCCGATATTGAATCAATCGAAGTATTGAAAGATGCTTCTGCAACAGCAATTTACGGTTCTCGAGGTGCCAATGGTGTTGTCATTATTACCACTAAAAAAGGAACGAAGGGACAAGATAATATTTCGTATCAAGGTTATTTTGGATTTCAGAATATTTCGAAAAAACTTAGGATAATGAATGCCAGCGAATGGGCAAGTTTAAGAAACGATGTTCAAGCCAGTATTGGTCAGGCGCCTTCTTTTTCTGCAGCGCAGATAGAAGCCTTAAAAACTTCTGGAAATTATGACTGGCAGTCTGCGGCATTTGTAACTGCAGCACCAATACAAAGTCATAACTTGTCTTTTTCTGGAGGTGATGAAAGATCAAGATATGCTATATCTGCTGGTTATTTTGATCAAGACGGAATTGTTTTGGGTAGTGATTTTAAACGTATTTCACTTCGTGCTAACTACGAAAGAAATTATTCTCAGAATTTCAAATTTGGTGTAAATGCTAATTATACCAATTCAGTATCAAATGGAGTAGGTGCCAGCAGCAGCGGAGGAAGAAATCCAAACCCTTTAGTTGGTGTTTTATTGACTGCTCCCGTTGTTCCTATAAAAAACGATAATGGAAGTTATAATGTTACTAATAACCCTTATGCTACTTCTGTAAATGGTTATGTTCCTAACCCCATTAATGATTTAGAAAACACTACTAACGAAACTAAAATCAATAGAATTTTAACCAGCTTATTTGGTGAATACAAAATCACTAAAAAATTAACCGCTAAAGTTGCAGTAAGTGGTGATGTCATCAATACAAAACAAAATTACTACGCTCCTGCAAACACATCAAATGGTGCAGGAACAAAAGGTTTAGCTTCTGTTGGTGAAAGAGCTGTAAGTTCTGTTTTAAATGAAAATACCTTAAACTACAATACAAATTTTGGCGAAAATCATAAATTCTCTGCTTTAGGAGGTTATACACTTCAATATACAAAAGGAGAAGTTGTTAATGCAGGAGCACAGACATTTGTAAATGATGCTAATACATACAATGCTTTGCAAGATGGTGTGCCAGTAAAACCATACAGCGATGCTTACGAAAGTGTTTTAAAATCATGGCTGGCAAGAGTAAATTACTCTTATAAAGGAAAATACAACTTCACAGTGTCTGGACGTGCAGATGGTTCTTCTAGATTTGGTTCTGAATCACTTTGGGGTTACTTCCCTTCTGCTGGATTTTCATGGAATATTACTGACGAAGAATTTGCAAATAACATAAAAGGTGTAACAGAAGCAAAACTTAGAATTACTGCTGGAACAACAGGAAATCAGGAAATTGGAAATTATCTTTCGCTGGCTTCAATGGGCTCTGTAAACTATTCTTTTGGAGGTACATTGTATACAGGGTTGGCTCCTACCCGATTGGCAAATCCAGATTTAAGATGGGAAAAAACAAATCAATATAATGTTGGATTGGATTTATCATTATTAGATCGAAAAATCAATTTTGTATTTGATGTGTATTACAAAAAAACAAAAGATTTGTTAATCAATGTACCAGTTCCATTGAGTTCGGGTTATGCAACTGTTCTTCAAAATATTGGAGGTGTTGAAAATAAAGGTCTTGAGATTGGTTTGACAACAGAAAACATCAAAACAGAAAATTTCGCTTGGAATTCAAACATCGTATTTTCTGCCAATAAAAATAAAGTTACAGAAATAGGAAATGGCGTTAATGAATTTTTCCCTGTAGTTCCAAATGGTTCTCTACTACAGCAGCAGCCTGTTATTGTAAAAGTTGGTCTGCCTTTGGGAAGCTTCTGGGGATATAAAACAAACGGGATTTTCCAAACTCAGGAAGAAGTAAATACACAGCCAAAAATTAACAGTTTAGCCAATACAAAAGTCGGAGACAGAAAATATGTGGATGCAAATGGCGACGGCGTAATCAATGCATTGGACAAAGGAAATTTAGGAACTTCTCAGCCAAAATTTGTTGGAAGTTTTAGCAACACGATATCTTATCATGATTTTGATTTAAATTTCTCTTTTCAAGGATCTTATGGCGGTAAAATTTTCAATGCTTTAAATCAGCAGTTAGAAATTTCTACGCTGGGAACAAATGCAGCATCTACTTTAAATGATCGCTGGACACCAACAAACCCAAGCAATGAAATTCCTAGGGCAACAAGTTCCCCATTAGGAATTGTTTCTGAGCGCTATGTAGAAGATGCTTCCTTCTTAAGATTAAAATTAATCACATTAGGATATACTTTACCAAAAAGCGTTTCTAAAAAATTAGGAACAAAAAGCGTGAAATTTTATATCTCAGCAGAAAACCTAATTACATGGACAAAATACACTGGTTATGATCCAGAGGTAAGTTCATACGAACAAAACAACTTATATCCGGGAATTGATTTTGGTTCTTATCCAAACTCTAAAACATTCATCTCGGGCTTGAACGTAACTTTCTAAGTAAAAAAAATATAAAATGAAAAAGATTATTATAACATTCCTTTTTAGTGCCGGTTTACTTGTATCGTGCACGGAACTAGAGGTAACGCCTACCTCTTTTGTAACAGAAGACAATTACTTTATAACCCAGGATGATGCTGTAGCTAGTGTAACTGCAGTTTACGCTTCGTTAAGTATTGATCCGGGAGAGCAGAGTTTATTTGGAAGAAACCTTTATTTCTTAACAGATATGGGTTCAGATTATGCTGCAGCTGGAGTTTCTGCCACAAATCCGCAAGTTAGAGCAATGAGCAGTTTAACGCATGATGCAACAAATGACCGTGTTCAAGTAGCTTGGAGACAAATTTACAATGGAATCAACAGAGCGAATGTGTCGATTGATAATATCCCGAAAGTAGCTGGAAATGAAGTTATCAAAACTAGGCTAATCAATGAAGCAAAATTCATACGAGGATTGTTGTATTTTCAAGCAGTGCGTCTTTGGGGCGGTGTCCCAATTGTTTTACACGAAGCAAAATCTATTAATTTAGGAGACTTAAAAACTAACAGAGCAACTGTAGAAGAAGTTTATACTCAGATTATTCAAGACTTGACTGATGCTGAAGCTTTACCTCCTACTTACACTGCTGCAGATGCCGGCCGTGCAACTTCTGGAGCTGCAAAAGCAATTTTGGCAAAAGTTTATTTGACGAGAAAAGACTGGCCAAATGCAATTTTAAAAGCTAGAGAAGTAATTAACGGCGGATATGGATATGCTTTGTTTGAAGATTTTCAAGATATCTTCACAAAAACCAAAAAGAACGGAAAAGAGCATATTTTTTCTGTTCAGTTTGAACCTAATCAAGCAGGAAACGGATCTAGCGGAAGTACTTTTCAATCAACATCATTTACTGGATTTACTGCGACAGAACCAGCAGATATTATTTCAGACGTAGCATTATTTTATGACATTTATGCGCCTGGAGATAAAAGAAGAGATGTGAGTTACGCCAAACAATTGCTGAATCCCACAACTGGAACGCTATACACATTTCCGAAACCAATTTTCAAAAAATACTTGGATTTAACCAATTTAGCAACACCTGGAAATGTCGCTATCAACTTTCCAATTATTCGTTATGCCGATATCTTATTGTCTTTAGCGGAAGCGATAAATGAACAAAGCGGACCAACTGCCGAAACTTACGAATTAATCAATCAGGTAAGAAGAAGAGCTTTTGGAAAACCAATTACGACTCCAGATGCAGCTGTTGATTTGGCAGGACTAAATCAGACAACGTTTAGAGCGGCAATTCAGGAAGAACGTAAAAAAGAATTTGTTCAGGAAGGACAGCGCTGGTTCGACTTGGTAAGATGGGGAACTCTGGTTACTGAAGTGAAAAAAGTAACGGCTAAAAATTCGGTTTCAGAAAGAAATAATCTTTATCCAATTCCTCAAAGCGAACGAAATATTAACCCTGACGGTTTACCTCAAAACCCTGGATATTAATCTAAAAAGTAACTAAAAAAACTATAAAATCATGAAAAAATTAAATAACCTTTTAAACAAAAGTCCAAAAACGGGGCTTTTGTTTACCGCTTTTCTAGCCGTCCAGATCGGGTTTGCACAAGAAAACACAGAATTTAAAGGAACTGTTGGCAAAACTTTGGCTGATTCTAAAGAATATTGGCCAGAACCAGTAAAAGCTCCAAAAGGTGCTCCAAATATTGTTTGGATTTTATTGGATGACGTTGGATTTGGTGCTGCAAGTACTTTTGGAGGTTTAATCAATACACCTACTTTTGATAATCTGGCTAATAATGGTTTACGTTATACGAATTTCCATACTACTGCAATTTGTGCTCCAACACGTGCTGCGTTATTAACAGGAAGAAATTCAGGAAGAGTTCACGTAAGCGGATTTTCTCACACTATTTTATCTGCTGGTTTCCCAGGATGGGACGGAAGAATTCCTTCTGATAAAGGAACAATCGCTGAGATTTTGCGTGAAAACGGATACAATACTTTTGCAGTTGGTAAATATGGCGTAACACCAGACGAAGATGCTACAGATGCAGGTCCGTTTGACAGATGGCCGACAGGAAAAGGTTTCGATCATTTTTACGGATTTTTGGGTTCACAGACGGATCAATACAATCCTGATTTGGTTGAAGATCAAGTTCATATTAAACCTGACGGACGTCATTTAAATGAATTAATTACAGACAAAGCAATCAGCTATATTCAAAAACAACAAAAAGCCGCACCTGGAAAACCATTCTTTTTATACTACGCACCGGGAGCAGCGCACGCACCTCATCAAGTTGCTACAAAATGGAGCGATCCTTATAAAGGAAAATTTGACGAAGGTTATGATGTTTACCGCGAAAAAGTAATTGCAAACCAAAAGAAATTAGGTGTTATTCCTGCCAATGCGGTGTTGCCAGAACGCAACCCATTGATTACAGATTGGAAAAAATTGACTCCAGAACAAAAGAAAGTTTATGCTAGATTTATGGAAGTTTATGCTGGTTTCTTGACTTATACAGATTATGAAGTTGGAAGAGTCGTAAATTATTTAAAAGAAAGCGGACAGCTTGACAATACTTTGATTTTTGTAGCAATTGGAGATAATGGAGCTAGTAAAGAAGGAACTACAGAAGGAACAATCAATCAAAGTTTGTTTTCTCAAGGTATATCTGACGAGGAAAATTTAAAGAAAAACTTAGCTAATATTGATGAAATTGGTACGCCAAAAGGGTTAAATACCAATTATCCGTTAGGATGGGCTCAAGCAACAAATGTTCCGTTTAAAAACTGGAAACAAGATGCCCAATCTGAAGGAGGAACACATAATCCGTTAATTGTTTTTTATCCAAACGGAATTAAAGACAAAGGCGGTATTAGAAATCAATACAGCCACGTAACCGATTTGCTTCCAACAACATTGGATATTGTGGGAATTAAAGCTCCAGAATACATCAAAGGAATCAAGCAAGATATTATTCAAGGTTCTTCATTCCAGGCCTCATTAGATAATCCGAAAGCAGAATCTTTACACAAAGTTCAATATTACTATATCTTCGGAAACAGAGCAATTTACAAAGATGGTTGGAAAGCTGGAGCAGCACATCTTCCAGATTCGTTTGCCGTTAAAAAAGCTTTTGGTAAAAATGAAAAGCCTGCACCAAGTAATTTCGATACTGATGTTTGGGAATTGTACAACTTAAACGAAGATTTTAACGAGCGTAATAATCTTGCGAAAAAATATCCTGAGAAACTGGCAGAGCTTCAAAAATTGTTTGATGAACAGGCAAAAGAAAACAACGTTTACCCGTTAATAGACTGGCAGGATGTGTACAACAGACGAATCCATAATACAGGAGCCGATAAAGGAAAAACAGTGTCTGATTTGATTAAACAGGCTACTAAACCCGGAGGATCCAATAATTAATAATGAATAAATCAACCTATGTAGGTTTTAAAACCTTCTAGGTTGATTTCAAACAATAAAAATAAAAATTTAACCGTTGAAACACTTCCAACCATTCAAAAAGTGAAGTAAAACAACAAATTCTAACAAATTAATGAAAAAATAAAAAATAAAACTCTACTAAATCCATAGAATTAGAAGTTAAATTATTTATTTTTACATTAAAGAATTAAAATTCAAAAAGATATGAAACGAGTAGATTATGAAATCATAGGGAAAAAGATTGTCGTTGGGGCAATCCTATTTTTAGTTCCGCTGGTAATTTTAGCTGGAGGATTAGCATTAATTAATCAATTTTTAAAATAAGAAATCATGGCAATAGTTCAAAAAGAAAAATTAACAAGAGATTTAACGATAAGTTTTTTCATCTATTCATTGCCGGTAGTGGCAATTTACCTTTATTTTAAACTAACAGGCGGATCAGTAACTGATTCTCATATTGCGCTTCCTGGATTTTTAGAATTCGCAAAACCTGCTTTTGAAAATATCCGCACTTGGGGATTAACAGTTTTTATGCTGGTTTTGGGAGTTATCGAATTTGCAGCAGGTTTGTACGATGACGAATGGACAGGCGAAGAACGTAAAATTGATATCGTTTGTTTTTTAGCTCCAAAATTACTTTTACCGCCGGTAATTGCCTTTTTTAGTTTAACAGCTTTGCCTTATTTACTTCCAAATCTGTCAAATGCATTGGCATGGGTTCCGTTTTGGGGAGGGTTTTTCTTAATTGCAATTGCAGACGATTTAACGCAGTATTGGTATCATAGACTGCATCACCAAGTTCCGTTTTTATGGCGTTTTCATAGAACACATCACTCAGCTCCATACATGGGAATGGCGATGGCTTCTAGACAAAACTTTATTTACACGGTTTTCTTTTCTCAAATTTATTTGACGGCAACGTTAACGTATTTAGGTTTAGGATTACCAGCTTTATTTGTTTTAGTAATCAAAAGTTTCATCACTTTGGGCGCACATTCAAGTATTGCTTGGGACAAGCCATTTTACAAATACAAAGTTTTGCATCCAATTGCATGGGTTTTAGAAAGATTGATTTCTACTCCAGCAACCCACCACGCACACCACGCAGATACAAGCGGAGATGGCGTTGGACATTTTAAAGGAAACTTCGGAAACATGTTTTTTATCTGGGATGTAATCTTCGGAACTGGATTAATCACTCGTAAATTCCCAGAATCATACGGAACAAAATCATACAAACAAGAAGAATGGTACGCACAATTTTTATGGCCAATTTTCAAGTCTAAAAAAGAAGGAAGTTCTCTTGCAGAAGGTGTATTGTCACTACCAATAAAAGCCAAACCAGTTTCTGAAGAACAACCGCAAGCTCCAGTACTAGAACAAGCGTAATGGTATGAGAAATAAAATCTTAAAAACCAGTATAACAGCAATTGCCTTTGTATGGGCAGTTGCTGCTTTTTCGCAAAATGAAAATCATAGTTCATTATCGTTAGATTCATTTTATTCGAAAATAAAAAGTCAAAAAAATCCGCAGATTGTAGACGCGCGAACGCCAGAAGAATTTGCTTTAAATCATATTGAAGGTGCTGTAAATTTCAACCTTCAATCTGAAAATTATGACCAATATGTGGCTAAACTAGATAAATCTAAACCTGTTTTTATCTATTCTATTGGAGCCGGCAGAAGTGTTATTTTAGAAAAAGAATTACTAAAAACGGGATTTTCAGAAGCGTATAGCTTAGAAGGCGGTATTGCAAATTGGATTGGCGGCGGAAAACCGTTTTATTCCAATCTTAAAAGCAAATTATCCTTAAAAGAATTCAATAAAATAATTGCAGATAACAAAACGGTTTTAGTAGATATTGGTTCCAAATATTGTGGTCCGTGTAAAAAAGTAAAACCTGTTTTAGAAACGATTAGAGGAGAATATAGTTCGAATTTAAAAATCGTAGAAATCGAATTAGAAGATAGTCCGCAGGTTATTGCAGATCTAAAAACAATTAAAGTTTTTCCAACTTTACTCTTATACCAAGATGGAAAAATTGTGTTTAAAAAAGAAGGCATCAGCGATTTAAAAAATGAAGTTGATGTTGCATTGGCTTCGAAATAATACTTGATTTTTTACTTCTGAAGAAGTTCATCTAATTAACTAAAACACATCCGCATTATGTCAGGCTGAGCGAAGTCGAAGCCACGCTATCAAAATCGACAATATTTGAAAGACCACTTTTAAAGATTCTTCGAAATGAAAAAATGCGCATAAAATTCAAAAATAACTAACCAAAACCAATATGCCAGCATATAAAAAAATAACCAAGATCGTTATACCCATTTTAATTATTCTGCTTATTCTAGCCGCCTTTCTATTCTGGCCAATCAATACCAATGAAACCCTAGTAAAAGAAGATCAAAAACTAGCCGAAGGAAAAAACGAATTTTTAGCATCAAAAGTTGCTGCTGATTCCGTTTCTGGAAAAAAGACCAATATTATTATTCTTTTAGCCGATGATTTAGGCAAATATGATATTTCGCTCTACGGCGGAAAATCGACTCCAACACCACAGATTGATTCTCTGGCAGCATCTGGCGTTACATTTACAGATGGATATGCATCGGCTGCGATTTGTTCGCCTTCGAGAGCTGGATTAATAACAGGAAGATATCAGGAACGTTTTGGACATGAATATCAGCCAGGCGATCGTTATCCTAAAAACAACTTAGAATATTATGCTTTTAAATATTTGCTGGATACCAATAATTGGAAATTAAACGATAAGATCAAATATCCAAATGACGCCTCTATTGCAACGCAGGGTTTGCCAAAATCTGAAATTACTTTTGCCGATTTAGCCAAAAGACAAGGTTACAGCACCGGTATTATCGGGAAATGGCATTTGGGACATAACAAAGGATTTTTTCCGCTGGATAGAGGTTTCGATTACCATTACGGATTTTATCAGGCTTTTTCATTATATGCTCCAGAAGATAATAATCCTGATATTGTAAATCATCATCATAAAGATTTTACCGATAAAACGATTTGGGGAAAAGGCCGTGTCGGAATTGGACAAATTCGCCGAGACAATACCATAATTGATGAAAAAGCGTATTTAACAGAAAAATTTGCTGACGAAGCCGAAGCTTTTATCGATAAAAATAAAAACAAACCTTTCTTGCTGTACATTCCTTTTAATGCACCACACACGCCATTTCAGGTTCGAAAAAAATATTACGATCGTTTTCCGAATGTAAAAGACGAAAACAAACGCGTTTATTTTGCGATGATCAGCGCTTTGGATGATGCGATTGGCAGAATTCGTGCAAAAGTGAAAAAAGAAGGACTTGAAGAGAATACTTTAATCATTTTTGCCAGTGATAATGGCGGTGCCGATTATACTTTTGCCACAACAAATGCACCGTTAAAAGGCGGTAAATTTTCTCATTTTGAAGGCGGTATAAATGTTCCTTTTGCACTTTCGTGGAAAGGAAAAATCAAACCAAATACGGTTTACAAAAAACCGGTTAGTACTTTAGATTTTTTCACCACAATTGCCGCAGCCATACATTCTGATTTACCAAAAGATAGAGTTTATGACGGTGTAGATCTAGTTGCAACAGTAAATGAAAATAAAACAGCTCATAAAGATTTATACTGGCGCTCGGGCGATGCAAAAGCGATTAGAAGCGGCGACTGGAAATTAATCATTAGCGGCAAAACACATGAAAATTGGCTGTATAATCTTGCTTCTGATAAATTTGAAACAACAGATCTAGCGCAGAAAAATCCAGAAAAGGTAAAAGAATTGCAAACTGCTTTACAAACTTGGGAAAAAGGTTTGATTGATCCGCTTTGGCCAAATCTAACCTATTATGAATTTGATTTTGGAAAACAAAAATACTTTGTAGATCTCTAATCATCCTTTACACAAACCCGACAGGTTTTAAAAAGCTGTCGGGTTTAATCTAAAATTCAAATCTAAAATTAATACCTACGAGGTTTTGAAAACCTTGCAGGAAAGAAAGCATTTAAATGTCAACCTCAACAAAACAATTTAATATTCACGAAGATTGGACTGTCGTCATTCTCGGTTTTCTTATTATCGGAATATCTCTTTTTATTTTCCTTCCACAAGTTCCTGTTTTCAAATGGACAAACGGAGCTGATTTAATCACTAATGTATTCGAAATAAAAAACCTCCAAATTATTGGTTTTCAATTTATTTATTTTATTTCAATCGGACTTATCGGAACTTTTCTAGTGGGAAAATCAATTAAAAATTTCCTATTCACATTTCCAGTAATTTATATTCTAACTATTCTTGCACTAATAATTGCAGGAAATACAGAAGTTAAAGCATTAAATCTAGAAGCTGTAATTTTCAGTTTACTAATCGGATTAATAATTGGGAATTTTTTCAAACTTCCAGAATGGTTTCGTTCTGCTTTGTCAACCGAACTCTTTGTCAAAATCGGGCTCGTTTTGTTGGGAACTAGTGTTATTTTTTCAGATATTTTAAAAGCAGGGTCTTTAGGTTTAATTCAGGCTTTAGTGGTTGT contains:
- the glp gene encoding gephyrin-like molybdotransferase Glp encodes the protein MIEVKEALEIVATNSNVMPTQKIKVQKARGYVLAETIYSPISMPPFRQSAMDGYAFTHSIRHQYDIVGISQAGDHSNIKLKQNEAIRIFTGAYVPDDADTVVMQEHVMANTDSILIAQMPEKNTNVRAKGEQIGKGDVVFEPNTLLTPAAIGFLACLGITEIEVYKKPKIGILVTGNELVEPGKKLKKGKIFESNSIMLQAALETIGIEKTKVYRVKDNLKATKKALKSILKKNDIVLISGGISVGDYDFVKEALLKNGVEELFYKINQKPGKPMFFGSKKETLVFALPGNPASSLTNFYIYVLPAVKNKMGFSEIHKPKVVRKVNSEIKNDTGKTLFLKAKYDETNVTILDGQSSAMLNSFAIANGLVIVEQDLENIKEGQLVTILPID
- a CDS encoding TonB-dependent receptor, with amino-acid sequence MKKKLNIYIPLFLLFITAGIHAQNTTPLIQSKLDGTVVDAITNQPIIGASVTIKGTTHGVVTDAEGKFYFQTGQKFPYTLLVSYIGYKKAEIIVEKNPVTISLKEERQELDELVVVGYGTQKRKDITGSVASVPKANLSQVTSSADNLLRGAISGVVVTQSSGRPGASSSVRIRGGNSITAGNEPLYVVDGILIYNDNSNSSAGVAYAGSSVNVLSTINPADIESIEVLKDASATAIYGSRGANGVVIITTKKGTKGQDNISYQGYFGFQNISKKLRIMNASEWASLRNDVQASIGQAPSFSAAQIEALKTSGNYDWQSAAFVTAAPIQSHNLSFSGGDERSRYAISAGYFDQDGIVLGSDFKRISLRANYERNYSQNFKFGVNANYTNSVSNGVGASSSGGRNPNPLVGVLLTAPVVPIKNDNGSYNVTNNPYATSVNGYVPNPINDLENTTNETKINRILTSLFGEYKITKKLTAKVAVSGDVINTKQNYYAPANTSNGAGTKGLASVGERAVSSVLNENTLNYNTNFGENHKFSALGGYTLQYTKGEVVNAGAQTFVNDANTYNALQDGVPVKPYSDAYESVLKSWLARVNYSYKGKYNFTVSGRADGSSRFGSESLWGYFPSAGFSWNITDEEFANNIKGVTEAKLRITAGTTGNQEIGNYLSLASMGSVNYSFGGTLYTGLAPTRLANPDLRWEKTNQYNVGLDLSLLDRKINFVFDVYYKKTKDLLINVPVPLSSGYATVLQNIGGVENKGLEIGLTTENIKTENFAWNSNIVFSANKNKVTEIGNGVNEFFPVVPNGSLLQQQPVIVKVGLPLGSFWGYKTNGIFQTQEEVNTQPKINSLANTKVGDRKYVDANGDGVINALDKGNLGTSQPKFVGSFSNTISYHDFDLNFSFQGSYGGKIFNALNQQLEISTLGTNAASTLNDRWTPTNPSNEIPRATSSPLGIVSERYVEDASFLRLKLITLGYTLPKSVSKKLGTKSVKFYISAENLITWTKYTGYDPEVSSYEQNNLYPGIDFGSYPNSKTFISGLNVTF
- a CDS encoding RagB/SusD family nutrient uptake outer membrane protein, with product MKKIIITFLFSAGLLVSCTELEVTPTSFVTEDNYFITQDDAVASVTAVYASLSIDPGEQSLFGRNLYFLTDMGSDYAAAGVSATNPQVRAMSSLTHDATNDRVQVAWRQIYNGINRANVSIDNIPKVAGNEVIKTRLINEAKFIRGLLYFQAVRLWGGVPIVLHEAKSINLGDLKTNRATVEEVYTQIIQDLTDAEALPPTYTAADAGRATSGAAKAILAKVYLTRKDWPNAILKAREVINGGYGYALFEDFQDIFTKTKKNGKEHIFSVQFEPNQAGNGSSGSTFQSTSFTGFTATEPADIISDVALFYDIYAPGDKRRDVSYAKQLLNPTTGTLYTFPKPIFKKYLDLTNLATPGNVAINFPIIRYADILLSLAEAINEQSGPTAETYELINQVRRRAFGKPITTPDAAVDLAGLNQTTFRAAIQEERKKEFVQEGQRWFDLVRWGTLVTEVKKVTAKNSVSERNNLYPIPQSERNINPDGLPQNPGY